TCAAAAAGAAGGACAAGTCTCCGAAGGCCAAGCTGAGGCACCACCCACAGAACCTCCCGCCGGAGACCGTGAGTCAGCTGgcgcaccaccagcaccaccaccagcaacagcagcagcacttgcagcagcaacagcagcagcaacaacagcacctACAACAACActtgcagcaacagcagcaacatttacaacaacaacagcatttgcAGCAGCAGCATAGTCAACAGCAGCTCCTTCACCAGCAGCAGTTGCACCAGCAGCAGCCTCAGCGGCAGCAGTCCCCGGTGCAGCAGCAGCTTCAGCAGTCACAGCAACAGCATTCGGGCATGTGGGTCGGCGTGGAGTTGCCGAGCGGCTCAGGAAAGGAAGCGTACAGCGTGCTGACTGAGCAGGAAATCAACAAGCTCCTGTATCCGACCTTGGCGGAGCTGCAGCAGCAGGCGGCGCCCAACGACCTGGGCGAGGCCCTGTACCGCGCCGTGGTGGGCTACCTGGGCACTATCGAGATGCCCAAGGAGCCCCAGGGCGGCTCCAGGCTGGCCGCCATCAGGAACTGCATCCGGCGACTGCGCATCGAGAAGAAGGTGCACACGCTGGTGCTCATGTCGGTGTTCACGGAGCGCGTCGTGCTCACCAGCCCGCACGGCCTCACGCTGGCGCAGTACCCGGCCGAGCGCATCACCTTCTGCGGCGTGTACGCCGACGACAAGAAGTTCTTCGGCCTGGTGACGGTGCACGGCGCGTCGGGTGACGAGCTGAGCGACGGCAGCCAGGACGGGGGCAGCGTGTCGTCGTCGTGCCACGTGTTCATGGTGGACCCGCGCATGGTGCAGCACGCCGACCACGCACGCAGGGCCAAGAACTTCCGGCTCGAATGCACGCCGCACCCCGACGCCCCGCACTGCCAGGAGTTCCCCGACTCGGCCGACCCGATCCTGCACTCCATCATGAGCCTGTACCGCAACCGGGTGGGGTTCCACCTGGACACCGGCGCGCCCGGGCTCATCGACGTGGAGGCGCAGATGTCGCCCCAGCACTCCAacacttcctccaactcctccaacTCTGACTCCGGCATCGGCTTCAGGGACGACGGCggacaccactaccaccacaacgACCGCGTCTTCGTCGTCGAGGTGGACGACAACCAGCGCATGCGCATTCAGAACTTCCAGCTGGTGAGCAACCTCCGGGCCAACCTCAACGACAACCTCAGGTCAAACATCGACAACCACAGAGGGAACATCGACAACCATAGAGGGAATATGGAAAACCAAAGGGGAAACATGGATAACCACCGAGGGAATATGGATAACCATAGAGGAAATATGGACAATCACAGAGGGAATATGGATAACCTAAGGGGGAACATGGACAACCATAGGGGCAATATAGATATCCACCGAGGAAATATAGATAGTCACAGAGGGAACTTAGACAACCACAGAGGGAACATGGACAGTCACCGGGGTCTGGACAACCACAGGTCCAACATGGACAACCTGCGGGTCAACCTGGACAGCCACCGGGCCAACCTGGACAACCTGCGGCCGAGCAGCACGGACAACTTCCGCTCCAACCTGGAGACGCATCGCGTGCACCTCGACAACCTCCGTGGCAGCATCACGGCGGGCTACGGCGGTGGCGTCGTCAGCGCCTCCGTCACCGACAGCATCGCGAACAGCCTGAGTGCCAACGTCTTACGTGCCAATATCAACGACTTTAACCCTTCCAGTGCCAATAACCTCCGTGCCATCGCGAGCGAGAAGCTGCTAGTGAGTGCGAGTGAAAGCAGCAGTGCCAAGTTGCTGGACAACGTGCGTGCCAATGTGAACGACCACCTGCGAGTGAGTGTGACAGACAAAGTGTTGGGCAATGTGGATAACCtgcgagtgagcgtgagtgacGCGAAGCGGCTGAGCGACCTGCGAGCCAGCCTGGCCGAGAGCCGGGCCAGCCTCGTGGACGGCCGCACCAGCATCACGGACGACCTGCGGGCGGCGCTGGAGGACGAGGTGCGGGCCGGCCTGCACGACGGGCGTACGAGCGGCGTGGACGGCCGCACCAGCATCACCGACGACACGCGGCTGGCGCGCGACCGGGGCGCCACCAAGACCCCCGTTGCGGACTGCAGCGCCACGCCGGAGACGGGGCGCCTGACCGTGCGCGCCATGCCGGACCCCGTGGGCTTCGAGCGCTCGCCGGGCTCTCTCAGCAGCAGCGACACGCCCGTGCACGTGGCCTCCATGCGCCACTCCATGCACAAGTACCTGCAGCACAAGCAGGAGCATCTCGTCAAAGTGTCGCAGAAGATCAACCGGCGGGAGTCCGACACGGGCGGCATCCACCCGCTCAGCGTCCGCGCCTTCTCGCCCGCCACCACCAAGCCCAGCCCGCCCACGCCTACCGTCACGGCCTCCGCCCAGGAGACGCTAGACCTTGAACTCTCGATCAAATTGTCCCCGAAGGTGTTCGGAGTGCCACAGCTGCCTCTGGGCGGCGCCCTGTCCCCGCTGCGTCCGCGGGCGCCCTCCGAGAGGTCCTACACGCGGTCCCTCGAGGACCTGCGGGACTCGTCCACCAGCGACGGCGTGGGCGGACCTCTGGCCAGCGGTGGCTGCGGCAGTAGCTTCCGCGACGGCTCCGAGAGCGACCACGGGCTGGACCGCCTACGGCACGTGCCTCTGACACCGCTGGCGCGCCTGCTGCACGCCTCGGAGAACAACCTCACGCGCTACGGCAACATCTACCCGTCGGAGCACCACCGCGGGGCCTTCCGCGCCGTGGCGCCCCGCACGCATCGCGAGCCCCCGGCGCCCCTCGGCGTCGGGGTGGTGCCGCGCATGGGCGGCCTTGTAGGCGTGGGCGCCTTAGATTCGGGCGACGAACACACAGAGAACACAGAGAACACCGGGGAACAAGAAGGAAGCCAGGACGTGCACCCGCCGACGCAGGACGAGTTCTCGCACGACTCCGACTCAGAGCAGGTCAGTGTAGGCTTTTTAGGGCTTCCGCCTTGATTTCCTCTTttccagacagagacagacaagacagacactgACATGTAGAAAGGGACATAAAAGTCTTTTGGTTATGATTGTAGCGCCTTCGCCACGTCTCACGATATGCCAAACACTTCACATAAGCCAAGTCTCTcaccgtgaccccccccccccccaacccatcctGCTATGCCCTAGCATCCTTCGATACGCCCTGCGCCGTCAAAATCCCCCAAcagccttttttttttcatttcctccttctatttGTGCATTTAATACATCCCGATGTTTTCTACAGCCTTCAATTTCCCATCCTCTTATAATAATTTCGCTTCACttgctctccatctcttttttctcttctttctttctacaccTCTTTTCGctatctctcgtctcctcccctcctttgaactttcttcttcgttctttctgtccttttattcttttttttccatcagcaagtgtatctctcttttccctcattttttctcccctgttcccttcttttcctctccatcatGTTTCGCCTTTGGTTTCTTATTTCCCCCCCTTTCGCCATGTCTTTTTCCCTTACGTCTCTCGTGGGACGTGCTGACACACCTCTTTCCATCATCCCGCCCGTCACTTTACTACGCCCCTGTCTGTCACCGcgccccctcccacactctctcttctctcctctctctctctctctctctctctctctctctctctctctctctctctctctctctctctctctctctttcctctctctctctctctctcttccctctctcgcctctctctttctccctcttcgcactctctctttctccctctcctcgctctctctctcatttctccctctctcaagccttttctctcatttctccctcgttctgctctctctttctccctttctctcgctctctttctccctttcgttgctctctctttctccctctctcgctctctagccttttccctctctctctctctctctctctctctctctctctctctctctctctctctctctctttctctctctctctctctctctctctctctctctctttttcccccctactctcttcctctttctcccccttttctctctcttctgctctctcattcccccctctctctctttctctcgttctcattctccctctctctttctctttctccctctctttctctcttctccccccctctccctctcctccctgtctctccctcactccctccctgtctctccc
The DNA window shown above is from Penaeus vannamei isolate JL-2024 chromosome 29, ASM4276789v1, whole genome shotgun sequence and carries:
- the loco gene encoding regulator of G-protein signaling loco isoform X3, producing the protein MHNNRRRKKRPSYGVRTVEITKGKNGFGFTISGQAPCILSCIVPGSPAERAGLRPGDYLIAVNSQNVSKAPHDDVARLIGLSKLLKLQIAENYYSDSSDDEFVTVNRPKPKYPNRLRHKNQQTRAEKVVRDLQSGAIFSEHTAIHLGEAALLSDRDAWPESAFPPKAPLTPTPKGLTVSTSVSPVPEGLGGGDGGPAGVPSSTSPTRLRPDQIQLVMAEARQVTRTPRPMKEPQQQQQQQQQQQQQQQQQQQQQQQQQQKQQSQQQQQQEHPPRPRHVVKKKDKSPKAKLRHHPQNLPPETVSQLAHHQHHHQQQQQHLQQQQQQQQQHLQQHLQQQQQHLQQQQHLQQQHSQQQLLHQQQLHQQQPQRQQSPVQQQLQQSQQQHSGMWVGVELPSGSGKEAYSVLTEQEINKLLYPTLAELQQQAAPNDLGEALYRAVVGYLGTIEMPKEPQGGSRLAAIRNCIRRLRIEKKVHTLVLMSVFTERVVLTSPHGLTLAQYPAERITFCGVYADDKKFFGLVTVHGASGDELSDGSQDGGSVSSSCHVFMVDPRMVQHADHARRAKNFRLECTPHPDAPHCQEFPDSADPILHSIMSLYRNRVGFHLDTGAPGLIDVEAQMSPQHSNTSSNSSNSDSGIGFRDDGGHHYHHNDRVFVVEVDDNQRMRIQNFQLVSNLRANLNDNLRSNIDNHRGNIDNHRGNMENQRGNMDNHRGNMDNHRGNMDNHRGNMDNLRGNMDNHRGNIDIHRGNIDSHRGNLDNHRGNMDSHRGLDNHRSNMDNLRVNLDSHRANLDNLRPSSTDNFRSNLETHRVHLDNLRGSITAGYGGGVVSASVTDSIANSLSANVLRANINDFNPSSANNLRAIASEKLLVSASESSSAKLLDNVRANVNDHLRVSVTDKVLGNVDNLRVSVSDAKRLSDLRASLAESRASLVDGRTSITDDLRAALEDEVRAGLHDGRTSGVDGRTSITDDTRLARDRGATKTPVADCSATPETGRLTVRAMPDPVGFERSPGSLSSSDTPVHVASMRHSMHKYLQHKQEHLVKVSQKINRRESDTGGIHPLSVRAFSPATTKPSPPTPTVTASAQETLDLELSIKLSPKVFGVPQLPLGGALSPLRPRAPSERSYTRSLEDLRDSSTSDGVGGPLASGGCGSSFRDGSESDHGLDRLRHVPLTPLARLLHASENNLTRYGNIYPSEHHRGAFRAVAPRTHREPPAPLGVGVVPRMGGLVGVGALDSGDEHTENTENTGEQEGSQDVHPPTQDEFSHDSDSEQVDGGVEKKWTRSSSLRRTFHHSSHNSGHQQDPSAHSDTEIGKISAPHSLLDGDCGSVGGSVSSERGIDVGRVGAWATSFEKLLEDPAGLHTFAEFLKKEYSHENIYFWTACERYKRLSNPDELRAMAKEIFERHLCIGASEPVNVDSQARQDAQDGLHSPNEFLFAQAQKQIFNLMKFDSYSRFLKSNLYKDCVSRDIRGQTLPYPGDETLDPDLRIVQEDSHVKLKKSKSDADERRRKSLLPWHRKDRSKSKDRGEAEYRRRKKMGQRNPSESSSVRSDMSGSRTSLNSSDIALGRRAVSKESLTSGELGSLSGSEGCNRCRVILPDLSNSVVAVRPGESIQGLLTRLLERRGISYSTFDVYQHKSDKSPAYKLMEKTEDSSVLGGLEVRLEQRILFRLDLPNRKTVCVKAKPNKLANEVLKPILHKYGYKLDLMTIHKVGEEKGVNLKCHVNELDGDRLVVQTKEEVKEWGVEPARQKKRGSLDEITNRVFEDLLNGKSEQNFDELGVLDFDARSSRTDRSSDRSSSILGGFSRRNSLAPDKESNKKPRKPNSRSSVHENLGVRGMMPPPDHAIVTKRRGNNPANAKQENDELYEGLKRAQRSRLDDQRGTEINFELPDFLKCDQPQVRCSTL
- the loco gene encoding regulator of G-protein signaling loco isoform X4, producing the protein MHNNRRRKKRPSYGVRTVEITKGKNGFGFTISGQAPCILSCIVPGSPAERAGLRPGDYLIAVNSQNVSKAPHDDVARLIGLSKLLKLQIAENYYSDSSDDEFVTVNRPKPKYPNRLRHKNQQTRAEKVVRDLQSGAIFSEHTAIHLGEAALLSDRDAWPESAFPPKAPLTPTPKGLTVSTSVSPVPEGLGGGDGGPAGVPSSTSPTRLRPDQIQLVMAEARQVTRTPRPMKEPQQQQQQQQQQQQQQQQQQQQQQQQQQKQQSQQQQQQEHPPRPRHVVKKKDKSPKAKLRHHPQNLPPETVSQLAHHQHHHQQQQQHLQQQQQQQQQHLQQHLQQQQQHLQQQQHLQQQHSQQQLLHQQQLHQQQPQRQQSPVQQQLQQSQQQHSGMWVGVELPSGSGKEAYSVLTEQEINKLLYPTLAELQQQAAPNDLGEALYRAVVGYLGTIEMPKEPQGGSRLAAIRNCIRRLRIEKKVHTLVLMSVFTERVVLTSPHGLTLAQYPAERITFCGVYADDKKFFGLVTVHGASGDELSDGSQDGGSVSSSCHVFMVDPRMVQHADHARRAKNFRLECTPHPDAPHCQEFPDSADPILHSIMSLYRNRVGFHLDTGAPGLIDVEAQMSPQHSNTSSNSSNSDSGIGFRDDGGHHYHHNDRVFVVEVDDNQRMRIQNFQLVSNLRANLNDNLRSNIDNHRGNIDNHRGNMENQRGNMDNHRGNMDNHRGNMDNHRGNMDNLRGNMDNHRGNIDIHRGNIDSHRGNLDNHRGNMDSHRGLDNHRSNMDNLRVNLDSHRANLDNLRPSSTDNFRSNLETHRVHLDNLRGSITAGYGGGVVSASVTDSIANSLSANVLRANINDFNPSSANNLRAIASEKLLVSASESSSAKLLDNVRANVNDHLRVSVTDKVLGNVDNLRVSVSDAKRLSDLRASLAESRASLVDGRTSITDDLRAALEDEVRAGLHDGRTSGVDGRTSITDDTRLARDRGATKTPVADCSATPETGRLTVRAMPDPVGFERSPGSLSSSDTPVHVASMRHSMHKYLQHKQEHLVKVSQKINRRESDTGGIHPLSVRAFSPATTKPSPPTPTVTASAQETLDLELSIKLSPKVFGVPQLPLGGALSPLRPRAPSERSYTRSLEDLRDSSTSDGVGGPLASGGCGSSFRDGSESDHGLDRLRHVPLTPLARLLHASENNLTRYGNIYPSEHHRGAFRAVAPRTHREPPAPLGVGVVPRMGGLVGVGALDSGDEHTENTENTGEQEGSQDVHPPTQDEFSHDSDSEQVDGGVEKKWTRSSSLRRTFHHSSHNSGHQQDPSAHSDTEIGKISAPHSLLDGDCGSVGGSVSSERGIDVGRVGAWATSFEKLLEDPAGLHTFAEFLKKEYSHENIYFWTACERYKRLSNPDELRAMAKEIFERHLCIGASEPVNVDSQARQDAQDGLHSPNEFLFAQAQKQIFNLMKFDSYSRFLKSNLYKDCVSRDIRGQTLPYPGDETLDPDLRIVQEDSHVKLKKSKSDADERRRKSLLPWHRKDRSKSKDRGEAEYRRRKKMGQRNPSESSSVRSDMSGSRTSLNSSDIALGRRAVSKESLTSGELGSLSGSEGCNRCRVILPDLSNSVVAVRPGESIQGLLTRLLERRGISYSTFDVYQHKSDKLMEKTEDSSVLGGLEVRLEQRILFRLDLPNRKTVCVKAKPNKLANEVLKPILHKYGYKLDLMTIHKVGEEKGVNLKCHVNELDGDRLVVQTKEEVKEWGVEPARQKKRGSLDEITNRVFEDLLNGKSEQNFDELGVLDFDARSSRTDRSSDRSSSILGGFSRRNSLAPDKESNKKPRKPNSRSSVHENLGVRGMMPPPDHAIVTKRRGNNPANAKQENDELYEGLKRAQRSRLDDQRGTEINFELPDFLKCDQPQVRCSTL